A single region of the Streptomyces sp. ITFR-16 genome encodes:
- a CDS encoding sensor domain-containing protein, which produces MTMSPQVPDHDGPPPVRFAFDRWTWKEVAHLLANLPITIVGFVYTVVMLAVGAGLAVTVVGLPLLAGGLQGSRLLGRAERGRARALLGVRIDEPSAMARGRREHGFFAWLWSSLKDPVAWRAALYSLIRLPWGVVTFAVTLVSLVLWPALPYTARLMGNADRGMVRGLLSPSDDLERRIAELESDRGVVVDTAAADLRRIERDLHDGAQARLVALAMGLGLAKEKLTDDPEAAAKMVDEAHGEVKVALQELRDLARGIHPAVLTDRGLDAALSAIASRCTVPVTVAVDLPGRPAQAIEGIAYFTVSELLQNVSKHSGARTASVDVWRQDDRLLIQVGDDGRGGASMDGGTGMSGLAERLDAVDGLFVVDSPVGGPTTVTAELPWRDTP; this is translated from the coding sequence ATGACCATGAGCCCCCAGGTGCCCGACCACGACGGGCCGCCTCCCGTCCGCTTCGCCTTCGACCGGTGGACGTGGAAGGAGGTCGCCCACCTCCTCGCCAACCTTCCGATCACCATCGTCGGCTTCGTCTACACCGTGGTGATGCTCGCCGTCGGGGCGGGTCTCGCGGTCACCGTGGTCGGGCTGCCGCTGCTGGCGGGCGGGTTGCAGGGATCCAGGCTGCTGGGGCGGGCGGAGCGGGGCCGGGCGCGTGCGCTGCTCGGTGTCCGGATCGACGAGCCGAGCGCCATGGCCCGGGGCCGCCGGGAGCACGGGTTCTTCGCCTGGCTCTGGTCGAGCCTGAAGGACCCGGTGGCCTGGCGGGCGGCGCTGTACTCCCTGATCCGGCTGCCGTGGGGGGTCGTCACCTTCGCGGTGACCCTCGTGAGCCTCGTCCTGTGGCCGGCGCTCCCCTACACGGCACGGCTCATGGGCAACGCCGACCGGGGCATGGTGCGCGGGCTGCTCTCGCCCTCCGACGATCTGGAACGCCGTATCGCCGAGCTGGAGTCGGACCGGGGTGTGGTCGTGGACACCGCCGCCGCCGACCTGCGCCGCATCGAACGCGACCTCCACGACGGGGCACAGGCCCGCCTCGTCGCCCTCGCCATGGGCCTCGGCCTGGCCAAGGAGAAGCTCACCGACGACCCCGAAGCCGCCGCCAAGATGGTCGACGAGGCCCACGGCGAGGTCAAGGTCGCCCTCCAGGAACTCCGCGACCTCGCCCGCGGCATCCACCCCGCCGTCCTCACCGACCGCGGACTCGACGCCGCACTCTCCGCCATCGCCTCCCGCTGCACCGTCCCGGTGACCGTGGCGGTGGATCTGCCCGGGCGGCCGGCGCAGGCCATCGAGGGCATCGCGTACTTCACCGTCTCCGAGCTCCTCCAGAACGTCAGCAAGCACAGCGGGGCGCGTACGGCCTCCGTCGACGTGTGGCGCCAGGACGACCGGCTGCTCATCCAGGTCGGCGACGACGGGCGGGGCGGGGCCTCGATGGACGGCGGTACGGGGATGTCGGGGCTGGCCGAGCGGCTGGACGCCGTGGACGGGCTGTTCGTCGTGGACTCCCCGGTGGGCGGCCCCACAACCGTCACCGCCGAGCTGCCCTGGCGGGACACCCCCTAG
- a CDS encoding NADH-quinone oxidoreductase subunit B family protein, translating into MDVTSPSSAEAGAEPAPVPTFLPEPKRLGVLSRLAPEPMKVVLNWGRRYSLWVFNFGLACCAIEFIAASMARHDFIRLGVIPFAPGPRQADLMIVSGTVTDKMAPAVKRLYEQMPEPKYVISFGACSNCGGPYWDSYSVTKGVDQIIPVDVYVPGCPPRPEALLQGILKLQEKIARESLGERYATGTGNGPSAAALRSGLIAPPVPPQPPETPGSPDAPGAEK; encoded by the coding sequence ATGGACGTGACGAGCCCGTCGTCCGCCGAGGCGGGGGCCGAACCCGCCCCCGTACCCACGTTCCTCCCGGAACCGAAGCGCCTGGGCGTGCTGTCCCGGCTCGCGCCCGAGCCGATGAAGGTGGTCCTCAACTGGGGCCGCCGCTACAGCCTCTGGGTCTTCAACTTCGGACTCGCCTGCTGCGCCATCGAATTCATCGCCGCCTCCATGGCCCGCCACGACTTCATCCGGCTCGGCGTGATCCCCTTCGCCCCGGGCCCCCGGCAGGCGGACCTCATGATCGTCTCCGGCACGGTGACGGACAAGATGGCCCCGGCGGTGAAGCGGCTGTACGAGCAGATGCCCGAGCCCAAGTACGTCATCTCCTTCGGTGCCTGCTCCAACTGCGGCGGCCCCTACTGGGACTCGTACTCCGTGACCAAGGGCGTCGACCAGATCATCCCGGTCGACGTGTACGTACCCGGCTGCCCGCCCCGGCCCGAGGCGCTGCTCCAGGGCATCCTCAAGCTCCAGGAGAAGATCGCGAGGGAGTCGCTGGGCGAGCGGTACGCGACGGGGACCGGCAACGGCCCGTCCGCGGCGGCACTCCGCAGCGGCCTGATCGCGCCCCCGGTGCCCCCGCAGCCGCCGGAGACCCCTGGCTCCCCGGATGCGCCGGGGGCGGAGAAGTGA
- a CDS encoding NADH-quinone oxidoreductase subunit L — translation MTTTTLAVLVPLLPFLGAAAGLLTGRSAPGYVRPLAVLPSLASLVIAAVVAGRQGGGRAIDAATQLTPTGSVPIDLALHLDGFAVLVAVLVALVASCVQIYSTAYLRDDPRYPSYAALVSLFTSAMLLVVYSGDLMVLLVGWEIMGICSYFLVGHYWETPEARAASLKAFLVTKLGDVPFLIGLFALAADTGTFRITGILGSVAHGGLDHPTLIALLLLAGVAGKSAQFPLHTWLPDAMAGPTPVSALIHAATMVAAGIYFVARLLPVFAASGAALVVLAVMAAVTMIGSGLAALAQDDIKRVLAYSTIGQLGYMSGALAVGDRGAAVFHLISHGAFKAVLFLAAGVVIHAAGTNSLAAMSRMGGLTKRIPDAYWTMTVALLALAAIPPFAGFFSKEAVLVAAEHTALGDRHVAPAAAGWTVLVAGLLAAVLTAAYATRLWLLAFRGRGAEAPDHGRQPVAMTSVLWVLAVPTMAFGLTVGVITDWFDGHSLTPSLTTAVLSTGVGLVGGLVTYGAWRHTTALAGRTPMGAVVAHPDEEPALVEIEAIEARTAAYGDAGDAPDPADPGRLLLGPLHRHAATGFHLDALYAALFVRPVQAAAGLVRFLDREVVETYVRGAAAGARRLGTAVRRAQTGNVQTYLSALLAGSLVLAVAAVVFANVNAGS, via the coding sequence GTGACCACCACGACCCTCGCCGTCCTCGTCCCCCTCCTCCCGTTCCTGGGAGCCGCGGCCGGCCTCCTCACCGGCCGGAGCGCCCCGGGCTACGTCCGGCCCCTCGCCGTCCTGCCCTCCCTCGCCTCCCTCGTCATCGCCGCCGTCGTCGCCGGGCGCCAGGGCGGCGGGCGGGCCATCGACGCCGCGACCCAGCTCACCCCCACCGGCTCGGTGCCGATCGACCTCGCGCTGCACCTCGACGGCTTCGCCGTCCTCGTCGCCGTCCTGGTCGCCCTCGTCGCGAGCTGTGTGCAGATCTACTCGACCGCGTATCTGCGCGACGACCCCCGCTACCCCTCGTACGCGGCGCTGGTCTCCCTCTTCACCTCCGCGATGCTGCTCGTCGTCTACTCCGGCGACCTGATGGTGCTGCTGGTCGGCTGGGAGATCATGGGCATCTGCTCGTACTTCCTGGTCGGCCACTACTGGGAGACGCCCGAGGCCCGCGCCGCCTCCCTCAAGGCGTTCCTGGTCACCAAGCTCGGCGACGTCCCCTTCCTCATCGGCCTGTTCGCCCTCGCCGCCGACACCGGCACCTTCCGCATCACCGGCATCCTGGGCTCCGTCGCGCACGGCGGCCTCGACCACCCCACCCTGATCGCCCTCCTGCTGCTCGCCGGTGTCGCGGGCAAGTCCGCGCAGTTCCCCCTGCACACCTGGCTGCCCGACGCCATGGCCGGCCCCACCCCCGTCTCCGCGCTGATCCACGCGGCGACGATGGTCGCCGCCGGTATCTACTTCGTGGCCCGGCTCCTCCCCGTCTTCGCCGCGTCCGGCGCGGCCCTCGTCGTCCTCGCCGTGATGGCGGCGGTCACGATGATCGGCTCCGGGCTCGCCGCCCTCGCCCAGGACGACATCAAGCGCGTCCTCGCCTACTCGACCATCGGCCAGCTCGGCTACATGTCCGGTGCCCTGGCCGTCGGCGACCGGGGCGCCGCCGTCTTCCACCTCATCTCGCACGGTGCGTTCAAAGCCGTCCTCTTCCTCGCCGCGGGCGTCGTCATCCACGCCGCCGGCACCAACTCACTGGCCGCCATGTCCCGCATGGGAGGCCTGACCAAGCGCATCCCCGACGCCTACTGGACGATGACGGTCGCCCTCCTCGCCCTGGCCGCCATCCCGCCGTTCGCCGGCTTCTTCTCCAAGGAAGCCGTCCTCGTCGCCGCCGAGCACACCGCCCTCGGCGACCGGCACGTCGCCCCGGCAGCCGCCGGCTGGACGGTCCTGGTCGCCGGACTCCTGGCCGCCGTGCTCACCGCCGCGTACGCCACCCGCCTCTGGCTCCTGGCCTTCCGGGGCCGGGGCGCCGAGGCCCCCGACCACGGCAGGCAGCCCGTCGCGATGACCTCGGTCCTGTGGGTGCTGGCCGTGCCGACCATGGCCTTCGGGCTCACCGTCGGCGTGATCACCGACTGGTTCGACGGCCACAGCCTCACCCCGTCCCTGACCACCGCCGTGCTGTCCACCGGCGTCGGCCTCGTCGGCGGCCTCGTCACCTACGGCGCCTGGCGCCACACCACGGCGCTCGCCGGCCGCACCCCCATGGGCGCGGTCGTGGCCCACCCCGACGAGGAACCCGCTCTCGTCGAGATCGAGGCCATCGAGGCCCGCACCGCCGCCTACGGCGACGCCGGAGACGCTCCCGACCCGGCCGACCCCGGCCGGCTGCTGCTGGGCCCGCTCCACCGCCACGCGGCCACCGGCTTCCATCTGGACGCCCTGTACGCGGCCCTGTTCGTCCGCCCCGTCCAGGCCGCGGCCGGTCTCGTCCGCTTCCTGGACCGCGAGGTCGTCGAGACCTACGTACGCGGCGCCGCCGCCGGGGCGCGCCGGCTCGGCACCGCCGTCCGCCGCGCCCAGACCGGCAATGTGCAGACCTACCTCAGCGCGCTGCTCGCCGGTTCGCTGGTCCTGGCGGTCGCCGCCGTCGTCTTCGCCAACGTCAACGCCGGGTCGTGA
- a CDS encoding NADH-quinone oxidoreductase subunit I, with the protein MPPIPGAGLAKGLAVTLRTMTKKTVTAQYPDVQPELPPRSRGVIALFEENCTVCMLCARECPDWCIYIDSHKETVPAAVPGGRERSRNVLDRFAIDFSLCMYCGICIEVCPFDALFWSPEFEYAETDILELTHERDKLRAWMWTVPEPPALDPGAEEPKEIAAARKTADKLRAQQEQEAAQEDQE; encoded by the coding sequence GTGCCCCCGATCCCCGGCGCAGGCCTGGCCAAGGGCCTCGCCGTCACCCTGCGGACGATGACGAAGAAGACCGTCACCGCCCAGTACCCGGACGTGCAGCCCGAACTGCCTCCCCGCTCGCGCGGCGTCATCGCGCTGTTCGAGGAGAACTGCACGGTCTGCATGCTCTGCGCCCGCGAGTGCCCGGACTGGTGCATCTACATCGACTCGCACAAGGAGACCGTGCCCGCCGCGGTCCCGGGCGGCCGCGAACGCAGCCGCAACGTGCTGGACCGCTTCGCGATCGACTTCTCGCTCTGCATGTACTGCGGCATCTGCATCGAGGTCTGCCCGTTCGACGCCCTCTTCTGGTCGCCGGAGTTCGAGTACGCGGAGACGGACATCCTCGAACTCACCCATGAGCGCGACAAGCTGCGCGCCTGGATGTGGACCGTCCCCGAGCCGCCGGCCCTGGATCCGGGCGCCGAGGAGCCGAAGGAGATCGCCGCCGCCCGCAAGACGGCGGACAAGCTCCGCGCCCAGCAGGAGCAGGAAGCCGCGCAGGAGGACCAGGAGTGA
- a CDS encoding complex I subunit 1 family protein, producing MNDVLDVALRLVIVFAAFMVLPLLVGQAEHKVMAHMQGRLGPMYAGGFHGWAQLVADGVKFAQKEDIVPAEADRRVFQLAPAVALLPYLLVLVAVPIGPGEGAVGQVVDAGIFFVLAVMGVGVLGSLMAGWASANKFSLLGGLRTAAQLLAYELPMLLAAASVAMAAGTVSLPGILDAFEWWWLPWQIIGALVFFVAGLAELQRPPFDMPVADSEIIFGAYTEYTGLRFALFLLAEYAGIVVLCGLTTVLFLGGWHGPLGADGLGWVWTLLKAGILAFVVIWLRVSYPRLREDQLQKLAWTTLIPLALAQIALTGIVKVAIN from the coding sequence GTGAACGACGTACTGGACGTCGCCCTCCGCCTCGTCATCGTCTTCGCCGCGTTCATGGTCCTCCCCCTTCTCGTGGGCCAGGCCGAGCACAAGGTGATGGCCCACATGCAGGGCCGCCTCGGCCCCATGTACGCCGGCGGCTTCCACGGCTGGGCCCAGCTCGTCGCGGACGGCGTGAAGTTCGCGCAGAAGGAGGACATCGTCCCGGCCGAGGCCGACCGCAGGGTCTTCCAGCTCGCGCCGGCCGTCGCGTTGCTCCCGTACCTGCTCGTGCTCGTCGCCGTCCCGATCGGTCCCGGCGAGGGCGCGGTCGGCCAGGTCGTCGACGCCGGCATCTTCTTCGTGCTCGCGGTGATGGGCGTCGGCGTACTCGGCTCGCTCATGGCCGGCTGGGCGTCGGCCAACAAGTTCTCCCTGCTCGGCGGCCTCCGCACCGCCGCGCAACTGCTCGCGTACGAGCTGCCGATGCTGCTGGCGGCCGCCTCCGTGGCGATGGCGGCCGGCACGGTCTCCCTCCCCGGCATCCTCGACGCGTTCGAGTGGTGGTGGCTGCCCTGGCAGATCATCGGCGCCCTGGTCTTCTTCGTGGCCGGCCTCGCCGAACTCCAGCGCCCGCCGTTCGACATGCCGGTCGCCGACTCGGAGATCATCTTCGGCGCGTACACCGAGTACACGGGCCTGCGCTTCGCGCTCTTCCTGCTCGCCGAGTACGCCGGCATCGTCGTGCTGTGCGGACTGACCACCGTCCTCTTCCTCGGCGGCTGGCACGGCCCGCTCGGCGCCGACGGACTCGGCTGGGTCTGGACGCTGCTGAAGGCCGGCATCCTCGCGTTCGTCGTCATCTGGCTGCGCGTGAGCTATCCCCGGCTGCGCGAGGACCAGTTGCAGAAGCTCGCCTGGACCACGCTCATCCCCCTCGCTCTCGCGCAGATCGCGCTCACCGGCATCGTGAAGGTGGCGATCAACTAG
- a CDS encoding NADH-quinone oxidoreductase subunit C, whose translation MTAPESYDRLPEAVTEIFGEEAAAESAYDLLTVDVPPASWTTALETARDELGCTYFDWLSAVDEPGTGFRVCAHVAALPVPGGRVRRLMLRTTVPHEAAVLPTAIGVYAGAGWHERETHEMFGIGFDGHPHLVPLLLPEGFEGHPLRKDFVLAARVAKAWPGAKEPGESEHGGPKRRTMLPPGVPDPNEWGPLKGQLPPAPARPARGARAAGTDRPARRTRSASEATPPAEPGPTATPAEPGPEAPAAPPARPRRNRTASQGSASQQPPVPPGPENEPPTDAAPPAPPAPGASQDAPWHAARPAFDEPRPPAENTPPAEQPPTPPDTPDSGGDPE comes from the coding sequence GTGACCGCGCCCGAGAGCTACGACCGCCTGCCGGAGGCCGTCACCGAGATCTTCGGCGAGGAGGCGGCGGCGGAGTCGGCCTACGACCTCCTGACCGTGGACGTGCCGCCCGCCTCCTGGACCACCGCGCTGGAAACGGCGCGCGACGAACTGGGCTGCACCTACTTCGACTGGCTCAGCGCCGTCGACGAGCCGGGCACCGGTTTCCGGGTCTGCGCGCACGTCGCCGCGCTGCCGGTCCCGGGCGGACGCGTCCGCCGGCTCATGCTCCGTACGACCGTTCCGCACGAGGCGGCCGTGCTGCCCACGGCCATCGGCGTCTACGCGGGCGCGGGCTGGCACGAGCGCGAGACCCACGAGATGTTCGGCATCGGCTTCGACGGCCACCCGCACCTGGTCCCGCTGCTGCTGCCCGAGGGCTTCGAGGGCCACCCCCTGCGCAAGGACTTCGTCCTCGCGGCCCGCGTGGCGAAGGCCTGGCCGGGTGCGAAGGAGCCGGGCGAGTCGGAACACGGCGGCCCGAAGCGCCGCACGATGCTCCCGCCCGGCGTCCCCGACCCGAACGAGTGGGGCCCCCTGAAGGGCCAGCTCCCCCCGGCCCCGGCCCGTCCGGCCCGAGGAGCGAGGGCCGCCGGGACCGACCGCCCCGCGCGCCGCACCCGCTCGGCGAGCGAGGCGACTCCGCCGGCCGAGCCCGGCCCGACCGCCACGCCGGCCGAGCCCGGGCCCGAGGCCCCGGCGGCGCCACCGGCGCGCCCGCGCCGCAACCGCACCGCGTCCCAGGGCTCGGCGAGCCAGCAGCCGCCGGTGCCCCCGGGCCCGGAGAACGAACCGCCGACGGACGCCGCACCCCCGGCGCCCCCGGCCCCGGGCGCATCGCAGGACGCGCCGTGGCACGCGGCCCGCCCGGCGTTCGACGAGCCCCGGCCCCCCGCCGAGAACACCCCGCCCGCCGAACAGCCCCCCACACCCCCCGACACCCCCGACTCCGGAGGCGACCCCGAGTGA
- a CDS encoding response regulator transcription factor, with protein MRVVIAEDSVLLREGLTRLLTDLGHDVVAGVGDAEALIKTIGDLAGQDALPDVVVADVRMPPTHTDEGVRAAVRLRKEYPGIGVLVLSQYVEEQYATELLAGSSRGVGYLLKDRVAEVREFVDAVVRVAQGGTALDPEVVAQLLGRSRKQDVLANLTPREREVLGLMAEGRTNSAVAKQLVVSDGAVEKHVSNIFLKLGLSPSEGDHRRVLAVLTYLNS; from the coding sequence GTGCGCGTGGTCATCGCCGAGGATTCGGTACTGCTCCGGGAGGGCCTGACCCGGCTGCTGACCGATCTCGGGCATGACGTCGTGGCCGGGGTCGGTGACGCGGAGGCGCTCATCAAGACGATCGGCGATCTGGCCGGGCAGGACGCGCTCCCCGATGTGGTGGTCGCCGATGTGCGGATGCCGCCGACCCACACGGACGAGGGCGTGCGCGCGGCGGTCCGGCTGCGCAAGGAGTACCCGGGGATCGGGGTGCTGGTCCTGTCCCAGTACGTCGAGGAGCAGTACGCCACCGAGCTGCTGGCCGGGTCCAGCCGGGGCGTGGGCTATCTGCTCAAGGACCGGGTCGCCGAGGTCCGGGAGTTCGTGGACGCGGTGGTCCGGGTGGCGCAGGGCGGGACGGCGCTGGACCCCGAGGTGGTGGCGCAGCTGCTGGGCCGCAGCCGCAAGCAGGATGTGCTGGCCAATCTGACGCCGCGCGAGCGCGAGGTGCTGGGCCTGATGGCGGAGGGGCGGACGAACTCCGCGGTGGCCAAGCAGCTGGTGGTGAGCGACGGCGCGGTGGAGAAGCACGTCAGCAACATCTTCCTGAAGCTGGGGCTGTCCCCGAGCGAGGGCGACCACCGGCGCGTGCTGGCCGTACTGACCTATCTGAATTCCTGA
- a CDS encoding NADH-quinone oxidoreductase subunit A: protein MTDAAGPDVLASEYFHSYSVVGLLAVIGVLFVAVAFGAGRLLRPVVPTPEKLLTYECGVDPVGEGWAHTQVRYYVYAFLYVIFAVDSIFLFPWATVFAAPGYGATTLVEMFIFLGFLAVGLLYAWKKGVLEWT, encoded by the coding sequence GTGACGGACGCGGCGGGACCGGACGTTCTCGCGTCGGAGTACTTCCACAGCTACTCGGTGGTCGGGCTGCTCGCCGTGATCGGCGTGCTGTTCGTCGCCGTCGCGTTCGGGGCGGGCCGGCTGCTGCGGCCCGTGGTTCCGACGCCGGAGAAACTCCTCACGTACGAATGCGGCGTGGACCCCGTGGGGGAGGGCTGGGCCCACACCCAGGTCCGCTACTACGTGTACGCCTTCCTCTATGTGATCTTCGCCGTCGACTCGATCTTCCTGTTCCCCTGGGCGACCGTCTTCGCCGCGCCCGGATACGGCGCGACGACGCTCGTGGAAATGTTCATCTTCCTCGGTTTCCTGGCCGTGGGACTGCTCTACGCATGGAAGAAGGGCGTCCTCGAATGGACGTGA
- a CDS encoding sensor domain-containing protein: MATAYGPDTRDHQRQDSGPGGRPSTRHVLPAALRAPVSGRTWREFGYLLLSLPISTVLFAFAVTMTSLSAGLLVTFLGIPVMAAGLAMCRGFGMLERARARALLRLDVAAPAPVRGRTGGLLSWVGAVLKSGVSWRHLLYALLHFPWAVFAFCVSLTLQAWGWAALTYPLWHWTVPSHAGVTGIQLYGDTQHEVYLDSATDLALTAVMGLGIVLVSPWVIRGLATVDRLMVSGLLGPSRLATRVTELESDRGVVVDTAAADLRRIERDLHDGAQARLVALAMDLGLAKEKLTDDPEAAAKMVDEAHGEVKVALQELRDLARGIHPAVLTDRGLDAALSAIASRCTVPVTVDVDLASRPAQAIEGIAYFTVSELLQNVSKHARATRATVDVWRTEDRLLLQVTDDGRGGADLTAGSGLAGLTERLDAVDGVLVVDSPAGGPTRVTAELPWRG; the protein is encoded by the coding sequence ATGGCCACGGCATACGGACCGGACACCCGGGACCACCAGCGGCAGGACAGCGGTCCCGGGGGCCGTCCCTCGACGCGCCACGTCCTGCCGGCCGCGCTGCGCGCCCCCGTCTCGGGCCGGACCTGGCGCGAGTTCGGCTATCTGCTGCTGAGCCTGCCGATCAGCACCGTGCTGTTCGCCTTCGCCGTCACCATGACGTCCCTGAGCGCCGGTCTGCTCGTGACCTTCCTGGGGATTCCCGTCATGGCCGCCGGTCTTGCCATGTGCCGCGGCTTCGGGATGCTGGAGCGGGCCAGGGCCCGGGCCCTGCTGCGGCTGGACGTGGCCGCACCGGCGCCGGTGCGCGGGCGGACCGGCGGGCTGCTGTCCTGGGTCGGGGCGGTCCTGAAGAGCGGGGTGTCCTGGCGGCACCTGCTCTACGCGCTGCTGCACTTCCCGTGGGCGGTCTTCGCCTTCTGCGTCTCGCTGACCCTCCAGGCGTGGGGCTGGGCAGCGCTCACGTACCCGCTGTGGCACTGGACCGTTCCCTCCCACGCGGGCGTCACGGGCATCCAGCTGTACGGGGACACCCAGCACGAGGTCTATCTGGACTCGGCCACCGACCTGGCCCTGACGGCCGTCATGGGCCTGGGCATCGTCCTCGTCTCGCCGTGGGTGATCCGGGGTCTGGCGACCGTGGACCGGCTGATGGTGTCCGGGCTGCTGGGCCCGTCGCGGCTGGCAACACGGGTGACGGAGCTGGAGTCGGACCGGGGTGTGGTCGTGGACACCGCCGCCGCCGACCTGCGCCGCATCGAACGCGACCTCCACGACGGGGCACAGGCCCGCCTCGTCGCCCTCGCCATGGATCTGGGCCTGGCCAAGGAGAAGCTCACCGACGACCCCGAAGCCGCCGCCAAGATGGTCGACGAGGCCCACGGCGAGGTCAAGGTCGCCCTCCAGGAACTCCGCGACCTCGCCCGCGGCATCCACCCCGCCGTCCTCACCGACCGCGGACTCGACGCCGCACTCTCCGCCATCGCCTCCCGCTGCACCGTCCCCGTCACGGTCGACGTGGACCTCGCCTCCCGGCCCGCGCAGGCCATCGAGGGCATCGCCTACTTCACCGTCTCCGAACTCCTCCAGAACGTCAGCAAGCACGCCCGCGCCACCCGCGCCACGGTCGACGTGTGGCGCACGGAGGACCGGCTGCTGCTCCAGGTCACCGACGACGGACGCGGCGGCGCCGACCTGACGGCGGGCAGCGGGCTCGCCGGGCTGACCGAGCGCCTCGACGCGGTGGACGGTGTCCTGGTCGTCGACTCCCCGGCGGGCGGCCCGACCAGGGTCACCGCGGAGCTGCCCTGGCGCGGCTGA
- the nuoK gene encoding NADH-quinone oxidoreductase subunit NuoK — protein MHLAYPAVLAALLFCTGLYGVLARRNAILVLMSVELMLNAVNLNLVAFDVWLRDALHGGQALTLFTIAIAAAEIGIGLAIVLAVHRNRGSSDIDRLRDTAETDEAEELPDDDGDAESDDPTGHRTEDQATAAAGKAKKAEATP, from the coding sequence ATGCACCTCGCCTATCCCGCCGTGCTCGCCGCCCTCCTCTTCTGCACCGGCCTGTACGGCGTGCTCGCCCGCCGCAACGCGATCCTGGTCCTGATGTCCGTCGAGCTGATGCTCAACGCCGTCAACCTCAACCTGGTCGCCTTCGACGTCTGGCTCCGCGACGCCCTGCACGGCGGCCAGGCCCTCACCCTGTTCACCATCGCCATCGCGGCGGCGGAGATCGGCATCGGCCTGGCGATCGTCCTCGCCGTCCACCGCAACCGAGGCAGCTCCGACATCGACCGCCTCCGCGACACCGCCGAGACCGACGAGGCCGAAGAACTCCCGGACGACGACGGCGACGCCGAGAGCGACGACCCGACCGGCCACCGCACCGAAGACCAGGCCACTGCTGCGGCAGGGAAGGCAAAGAAGGCAGAGGCCACTCCGTGA
- a CDS encoding NADH-quinone oxidoreductase subunit J has product MTTAAALAAATSHHPGFLSPAGVEIAFVLVGIATLGAALVTVTTRQLVHAALWLIVALGGLAVEYLLLTAEFIAWVQVLIYVGSVVVLLLFGLMLTRAPIGRSPDADSENRWAALAVAAAAAGTLVWVVVDAFRTTWIELDGPARGSTEATGSFLFRTWVLPFEALSVLLLAALVGAIVLSRKGRTAASDAAANRTTTNPTTTTRTTASREDKS; this is encoded by the coding sequence GTGACCACCGCCGCCGCCCTCGCCGCGGCCACGAGCCACCACCCCGGCTTCCTCTCCCCGGCCGGCGTCGAGATCGCCTTCGTCCTCGTCGGCATCGCCACCCTCGGCGCGGCCCTGGTGACCGTCACGACCCGGCAGCTGGTGCACGCCGCCCTCTGGCTGATCGTGGCGCTCGGCGGCCTCGCCGTCGAGTACCTCCTGCTCACCGCCGAGTTCATCGCCTGGGTGCAGGTACTGATCTACGTGGGATCCGTCGTCGTCCTCCTCCTGTTCGGCCTGATGCTCACCCGGGCCCCCATCGGCCGCTCCCCGGACGCGGATTCGGAGAACCGCTGGGCCGCCCTCGCGGTGGCCGCAGCCGCCGCCGGCACCCTCGTCTGGGTCGTCGTGGACGCCTTCCGCACCACCTGGATCGAGCTGGACGGGCCCGCCCGGGGCTCCACCGAGGCCACCGGCTCCTTCCTCTTCCGGACCTGGGTGCTCCCCTTCGAGGCACTCTCCGTCCTGCTGCTCGCCGCCCTCGTCGGCGCGATCGTCCTGTCCCGCAAGGGCCGGACGGCCGCGAGCGACGCGGCCGCGAACCGGACCACCACGAACCCGACCACCACGACCCGGACCACCGCGAGCCGAGAGGACAAGAGCTGA